In a single window of the Ignavibacteria bacterium genome:
- a CDS encoding DinB family protein, which yields MKFDLNKSIEILSCTPSVLESLLHNLSDTWLFSNEGPDSWCPFDIVGHLVHGEQTDWMERTNIILFSEDKHFRKFDRFAQFEESKGKTITQLLAEFRKLREKNIEYLKSLALREEKLALKGIHPSFGEVTLKQLLSTWVVHDLNHIAQISRVLAKQYSDETGPWIEYLPLLTK from the coding sequence ATGAAATTCGATCTGAATAAATCAATTGAGATCTTATCCTGCACGCCATCCGTTCTTGAATCACTTCTCCATAACTTAAGCGATACATGGCTGTTTTCAAATGAAGGACCCGACTCGTGGTGTCCCTTTGATATTGTTGGCCATTTGGTACATGGAGAACAAACCGACTGGATGGAAAGAACAAATATTATTCTGTTCAGCGAAGATAAACACTTCAGGAAGTTTGACCGGTTTGCCCAGTTTGAAGAAAGCAAAGGGAAAACCATAACTCAACTGCTTGCGGAATTCCGCAAGCTGCGCGAAAAGAACATTGAATATTTAAAGAGCCTAGCATTAAGAGAAGAAAAGCTTGCACTCAAAGGTATTCATCCCTCGTTTGGAGAAGTTACCCTGAAGCAACTACTTTCAACATGGGTTGTACATGACCTGAACCACATCGCGCAGATATCACGTGTACTGGCAAAGCAATACAGCGATGAAACAGGACCGTGGATAGAATATTTACCATTACTTACTAAATAA
- a CDS encoding GNAT family N-acetyltransferase yields MEILPVNTPELTEETKRLFREYEKWLNVSLCFQGFEEEVNTLPGKYSPPEGRLYIVKYDGKYSGCIALRKIEDGICEMKRLFLKEELRGKGIGNTLVTKIINDAKDVGYKTMRLDTIKEKMPKAVEIYTKHGFVETEPYYHNPNPHTLFLELDLTK; encoded by the coding sequence ATAGAAATACTCCCGGTTAACACTCCTGAATTAACAGAAGAAACTAAACGGCTTTTTAGAGAATATGAAAAATGGCTGAATGTTTCTTTGTGTTTCCAGGGATTTGAAGAAGAAGTAAACACTCTGCCGGGTAAATATTCACCCCCTGAAGGCAGGCTGTATATTGTGAAGTATGACGGCAAATACTCCGGATGTATTGCTCTTCGTAAAATTGAAGACGGCATTTGTGAAATGAAACGCCTCTTCCTGAAAGAAGAATTACGGGGAAAAGGTATAGGCAATACATTGGTAACAAAGATAATTAATGATGCCAAAGATGTAGGATACAAAACAATGCGTCTGGATACCATCAAAGAGAAGATGCCGAAGGCGGTTGAAATTTACACAAAACACGGATTTGTTGAAACCGAGCCATATTACCACAATCCCAACCCCCACACACTTTTTCTCGAGCTTGATCTGACCAAATAA
- a CDS encoding 6-carboxytetrahydropterin synthase — protein MKISKQYHWEMGHRLPFHKGLCKNIHGHSYRMNVEITGGLDKNGMVIDFFDLNRIVKPIIEKYDHAFLCWRGDKKVLDFLSKNKMKKVVVDYHSTVENICADFTDKLTNELLDIKGHKFEELTVKIYESPNSYAEKSRLLAKGLLI, from the coding sequence ATGAAAATCTCAAAACAATACCACTGGGAAATGGGACACCGTTTACCGTTTCACAAGGGTTTATGCAAAAATATCCACGGCCACTCATACCGCATGAATGTTGAAATTACAGGCGGACTGGATAAGAACGGTATGGTCATAGATTTTTTTGACCTTAACAGAATCGTAAAGCCAATAATCGAAAAATACGACCATGCATTCTTATGCTGGAGGGGTGATAAAAAGGTACTCGATTTTTTATCCAAGAATAAAATGAAAAAAGTTGTAGTTGATTATCACTCAACAGTAGAAAACATTTGTGCTGATTTTACCGATAAGCTTACTAATGAACTGCTTGATATTAAAGGGCATAAGTTCGAAGAATTAACGGTGAAGATTTATGAGAGTCCAAACAGCTACGCAGAAAAATCGAGATTGCTGGCAAAGGGGCTTCTTATATAA
- a CDS encoding GIY-YIG nuclease family protein, with product MNYFVYILASQRNGTLYVGFTDDILKRIEEHKNFKYDGFTKRFKVTNLVYFERHIYLDEAMKREKQLKKWDRSWKIELIKRTNPEWNELSLGFKKNLSNIEKLDLLFGKKR from the coding sequence ATGAATTATTTTGTTTACATATTAGCTAGTCAACGAAATGGTACTTTGTACGTTGGTTTCACTGACGATATTCTCAAAAGAATAGAAGAACATAAAAATTTCAAATATGATGGCTTTACAAAGAGATTCAAAGTAACCAATTTAGTTTATTTTGAAAGACACATTTATTTAGACGAGGCTATGAAAAGGGAAAAACAATTAAAGAAATGGGATAGAAGTTGGAAAATTGAGTTAATAAAGAGAACTAATCCTGAATGGAATGAATTATCATTGGGATTTAAGAAAAACCTTTCAAACATAGAAAAGTTAGATTTGTTGTTCGGAAAAAAAAGATGA
- a CDS encoding radical SAM protein: protein MVPRFRGDTAQLKINEIFHSIQGESTKAGLPCVFVRLTYCNIRCVYCDTEYAFYEGSDRSIDDIIAEVRSYKCNLVEITGGEPLVQENVHILMKELCDLGFEVLIETGGSLPIENIDSRVKVIMDLKTPYSKMEKKNRYENIQYLKPNDEVKFVIGSRDDYEWVKEMISKYDLVNKAGQVLLSPVFDKVENIQLAEWILQDKLDVRFQLQMHKYIWHPEARGV from the coding sequence ATGGTTCCCCGCTTTCGCGGGGATACGGCACAACTTAAAATCAACGAGATATTCCACTCTATCCAGGGTGAATCTACCAAAGCAGGACTGCCTTGTGTATTTGTAAGATTAACATATTGCAATATTCGATGTGTTTACTGCGATACTGAATATGCCTTCTACGAAGGCTCAGACAGATCCATTGATGATATCATTGCGGAAGTAAGATCATACAAATGCAATCTGGTAGAGATTACCGGGGGTGAACCTTTGGTTCAGGAAAATGTCCATATTCTGATGAAAGAGCTATGTGACCTTGGTTTTGAAGTGCTGATAGAAACGGGAGGTTCATTACCAATTGAAAATATTGATAGCCGTGTTAAAGTGATCATGGATCTTAAAACCCCTTACAGCAAAATGGAAAAAAAGAACCGGTACGAAAATATTCAATATTTAAAGCCAAATGATGAAGTGAAGTTTGTAATAGGCAGCAGAGATGATTATGAATGGGTTAAGGAAATGATAAGTAAGTATGACCTGGTAAATAAAGCTGGACAGGTTTTACTTTCACCTGTTTTTGATAAAGTAGAAAATATTCAGCTGGCTGAGTGGATCCTGCAGGATAAGCTGGATGTGAGGTTTCAGCTGCAGATGCATAAATATATATGGCATCCTGAGGCAAGGGGAGTGTAA
- the queC gene encoding 7-cyano-7-deazaguanine synthase QueC — MEKAVILVSGGMDSLVTAAIASDKYRLAFLHLNYGQRTEKRELKAFNDIADHYKVADRLIVNINYLAEIGGSSLTDKSIEITKADLNNKDIPTSYVPFRNANILSIAVSWAEVINASKIFIGAVEEDSSGYPDCREVFYEAFNKVIALGTKPSTEIKIETPIIHLKKYEIIKKGASINAPFELSWSCYKSEEKACGECDSCALRLKGFQQAGLVDPIDYIYRPLYIK; from the coding sequence ATGGAAAAAGCTGTAATATTGGTAAGCGGGGGAATGGATTCACTGGTAACAGCGGCAATTGCATCTGATAAATACCGGCTTGCATTTTTACACTTAAATTACGGTCAGCGGACAGAAAAGCGTGAGCTGAAGGCATTTAATGATATTGCTGATCATTATAAGGTTGCCGATAGATTGATTGTTAATATAAATTATCTTGCTGAGATCGGCGGTTCATCTCTGACAGATAAGAGTATTGAAATAACCAAAGCAGATCTGAATAATAAAGATATCCCAACATCGTATGTTCCATTCAGGAACGCTAACATACTTTCTATTGCTGTTAGCTGGGCAGAGGTAATTAATGCCAGCAAGATATTTATTGGAGCAGTAGAAGAAGATTCAAGCGGTTACCCTGACTGCAGGGAGGTATTTTATGAGGCATTTAATAAAGTTATTGCGCTTGGAACAAAACCTTCAACTGAAATTAAAATAGAAACCCCTATTATCCATTTGAAAAAATATGAGATCATAAAAAAAGGAGCGTCAATTAATGCCCCGTTTGAGCTTTCATGGTCTTGTTATAAATCTGAAGAAAAAGCCTGCGGCGAATGTGATTCATGTGCTTTAAGATTAAAGGGATTTCAGCAGGCAGGTCTTGTTGACCCGATAGATTATATTTACCGTCCATTGTATATAAAATAA
- a CDS encoding PKD domain-containing protein has translation MKNINILFLPSIFILLCFHPIFSQYNSGGQPISSLTSLNNDYQSVEMPHFDVEAMYDEDRMNISKPDVPFRYGKVFEVNFDLNNSGTWTSLQDGSRVWRLEITSQNAYSINLFYDEFYMPEGGLLYLYNSDKSEVIGAFSKLNNTSDRYFSTAPTRGDATVIEYYEPVHSKGKGKLSIRQVVHAYKDIYGLLSVAELQCNININCPVGAPWVQEKRSVTRITFTQGGSGYLCTGSLMNNTLQDRSLLYLTAEHCSPDNHSSMVFYFNYENPSCWGNGGSLAQTLSGATLKAANYMTDFRLVQINGTLPASYNGFFNGWDRTGNQPANETAIHHPGGANKKISIDNNPAITSNGFGGRLVNGFWQVVWDIGMTEGGSSGCPLYDENKLVIGQNLGGIASQCENPQAVYKVFGKLSQSWGYGGSSTNQLKDWLDPNNSNVNTLPGINAVTGSAPVANFTSDTANLPIVGGSINFTDLSTYTPTSWSWSFPGGNPSTSSVKNPSNISYTQTGAYTVSLTATNSFGSNTYTFVNYVKVAGVPLNSYQLQSPPSLSVVEVSSSDLSPVKFTWRKANPDPSVKYTFKIRKLGTNQDYNYTSDNNGVDSVSTFRKSFLDSLASTIGYTGDSLRCTWRVSATNGLDTLLAASSFLVTIKRSTIGISQIGTTVPGSYKLYNNYPNPFNPKTIINFDVPKEGIVSLKIYNSIGEVVAVITESNFKPGKYHVDFDGSDLASGIYFYALQSGNYRQVNKMVLVK, from the coding sequence ATGAAAAATATTAATATTCTGTTTTTACCCTCAATTTTTATCCTTCTGTGTTTTCATCCTATATTTTCACAGTATAATTCCGGTGGGCAACCCATCAGCTCACTAACTTCTCTGAACAATGATTATCAGTCTGTTGAAATGCCGCATTTTGATGTGGAAGCTATGTATGATGAAGACCGGATGAACATTTCAAAACCGGATGTACCTTTCAGATATGGAAAAGTATTTGAAGTAAACTTTGATCTTAATAATTCAGGAACATGGACCTCACTGCAAGATGGAAGCAGGGTATGGAGACTTGAAATAACTTCTCAGAATGCATATTCTATAAATTTATTTTATGATGAATTTTATATGCCTGAAGGTGGGTTGTTATATCTCTATAATTCTGATAAATCTGAAGTGATTGGAGCTTTTTCAAAGCTTAATAATACTTCTGATAGATATTTTTCTACAGCCCCTACAAGAGGAGATGCAACCGTGATAGAATATTATGAACCAGTACATTCAAAAGGTAAAGGTAAACTCAGTATCAGACAGGTAGTTCATGCTTATAAGGATATTTACGGATTACTTAGTGTAGCTGAATTACAATGCAATATTAATATAAATTGCCCGGTAGGTGCTCCCTGGGTACAGGAAAAACGTTCAGTTACCAGAATAACATTTACTCAAGGAGGTAGCGGGTATTTATGCACTGGTTCATTAATGAACAACACCCTTCAGGATAGAAGCCTACTTTACTTAACCGCTGAACACTGTTCACCGGATAACCATTCAAGCATGGTTTTTTATTTTAATTATGAAAATCCATCGTGCTGGGGTAATGGAGGGTCACTTGCTCAAACTCTTTCGGGAGCAACTTTAAAAGCAGCAAATTATATGACGGATTTCAGGCTGGTGCAGATAAACGGTACATTACCTGCTTCTTATAATGGTTTTTTTAACGGCTGGGATAGAACAGGTAATCAACCGGCTAATGAAACAGCAATTCACCATCCGGGTGGAGCAAATAAAAAAATTTCAATAGATAATAATCCAGCTATTACCTCAAACGGTTTTGGTGGAAGGTTAGTGAACGGTTTTTGGCAAGTAGTCTGGGATATTGGCATGACTGAAGGAGGATCTTCAGGGTGCCCTTTATATGATGAGAATAAGCTGGTTATAGGACAGAATCTGGGAGGAATTGCTTCCCAATGTGAAAATCCTCAGGCAGTTTACAAAGTATTTGGAAAACTATCTCAGTCATGGGGATATGGAGGTTCTTCAACAAATCAGCTGAAAGACTGGCTTGACCCTAATAATTCAAATGTAAATACATTGCCCGGAATTAATGCTGTAACCGGAAGCGCTCCTGTAGCTAATTTTACGTCTGATACGGCAAATTTACCGATAGTCGGTGGTAGTATAAATTTTACAGATCTTTCAACTTATACACCTACTTCATGGAGCTGGAGTTTTCCTGGAGGAAATCCTTCTACTTCTTCAGTAAAAAATCCATCTAATATATCATATACTCAAACCGGCGCATATACAGTTTCACTTACAGCAACAAATTCATTCGGTTCAAACACCTATACGTTTGTAAATTATGTTAAAGTAGCAGGTGTCCCTTTAAATTCATATCAACTGCAGAGCCCTCCAAGTTTATCAGTAGTTGAAGTATCTTCTTCAGATCTTTCACCTGTGAAATTTACCTGGAGAAAGGCAAATCCTGATCCTTCTGTTAAATATACTTTTAAGATCAGGAAATTAGGAACAAATCAGGATTACAATTATACAAGTGATAACAATGGAGTAGATTCTGTAAGCACATTCAGAAAAAGCTTTCTGGATAGTCTTGCATCAACAATTGGCTACACAGGAGATTCATTGAGGTGTACGTGGAGAGTTTCTGCAACTAACGGACTTGATACATTACTTGCTGCATCTTCGTTTTTGGTAACAATAAAACGATCAACAATAGGTATTTCACAGATAGGTACTACTGTACCGGGAAGTTACAAGCTGTATAATAATTATCCTAACCCGTTTAACCCTAAAACAATTATTAACTTTGATGTACCTAAAGAAGGAATTGTCAGCCTTAAAATTTATAATTCTATTGGCGAAGTTGTTGCTGTAATTACAGAAAGCAATTTTAAGCCCGGTAAGTACCACGTGGATTTTGACGGCTCTGATTTAGCATCCGGTATCTATTTTTATGCTCTGCAGTCCGGAAATTACAGGCAGGTAAATAAAATGGTCCTGGTAAAATAG
- a CDS encoding electron transfer flavoprotein subunit beta/FixA family protein, with product MKIAVCVSQVPDTTTKVKIGSDGKTIDPAGVTYIINPYDEFAVEAALQLKEKNGGETVVLSVGKDSNKEAIKKAYAMGIEKGILIKSDAEMDSYTVARNLADVLKEINADIIFFGKQSIDYDDSQVGSLTAEMLGIPSINVVVSLNIEGNKVTCEREIEGGKEVVESTLPVAISAQRGLNNPRYPNLKGIMAAKSKPIEERQPTYTENKTEILTMSLPKPKPKGKIVGTDVSAVPELVKLLREEAKVI from the coding sequence ATGAAAATTGCAGTTTGTGTTTCGCAGGTACCTGATACAACTACGAAAGTAAAGATAGGTTCTGACGGAAAAACTATCGACCCTGCAGGAGTTACATATATTATAAACCCGTATGATGAATTTGCTGTTGAAGCGGCACTTCAGCTGAAAGAAAAAAACGGCGGAGAAACAGTAGTTTTATCCGTAGGTAAAGATTCAAACAAAGAAGCAATAAAAAAAGCGTATGCTATGGGAATCGAAAAAGGCATATTAATAAAATCAGATGCCGAAATGGATTCTTACACTGTAGCAAGAAATCTAGCCGATGTGCTTAAAGAAATTAACGCAGATATAATATTCTTTGGAAAGCAATCAATTGATTACGATGATTCACAAGTAGGAAGCTTAACAGCTGAAATGCTCGGAATTCCTTCAATAAATGTTGTTGTAAGCTTAAACATTGAAGGTAATAAAGTTACCTGTGAACGTGAAATTGAAGGCGGTAAAGAAGTTGTTGAATCTACATTACCTGTTGCGATATCAGCTCAGCGCGGACTTAACAACCCAAGATACCCTAATCTGAAAGGCATAATGGCAGCAAAATCAAAACCAATAGAGGAAAGACAGCCGACTTATACAGAAAATAAAACTGAAATATTGACAATGTCACTTCCAAAGCCTAAACCTAAAGGAAAGATCGTCGGTACTGATGTATCTGCAGTTCCTGAACTTGTAAAACTGTTAAGAGAGGAAGCAAAGGTGATATAA
- a CDS encoding electron transfer flavoprotein subunit alpha/FixB family protein translates to MGKILAFIESRDNKIKNSGFETASAAVKLSSELGIEAEAILIGNAVSPLAGELGSYGIKKVLIVEDPRLEKYSTTAYSKILADTAKHRGADIIILSATAMGKDLSPRVSAKLEAGLVADCTDIRTEGGNIIATRPVYAGKALIEVKVTSPVKIFTLRPNVFKPLKAEGITAESEKVDVSIADTDINVQVKDVVVSNEKLDVTEANVVVSGGRGLKGPENFYLVEDLAKVLGGAAGASRAIVDAGWRPHSDQVGQTGKTVSPSLYIAVGISGAIQHLAGMSSSKCIVAINKDKDAPIFQIADYGIVADALEIMPALTEEFRKVLSN, encoded by the coding sequence ATGGGAAAAATTCTTGCTTTTATTGAATCACGTGATAATAAAATAAAAAATTCCGGTTTTGAAACAGCATCTGCTGCTGTAAAACTCTCATCAGAACTTGGTATCGAAGCAGAAGCTATTCTGATCGGAAATGCTGTATCTCCATTGGCCGGGGAGCTTGGTTCGTACGGAATAAAAAAAGTTTTAATTGTTGAAGACCCCAGGCTTGAAAAATATTCAACCACTGCATACTCTAAAATACTTGCTGATACAGCAAAACATCGAGGGGCTGATATTATAATTCTTTCTGCTACAGCAATGGGTAAAGACCTCTCACCCCGTGTATCAGCAAAACTTGAAGCGGGTTTGGTTGCAGATTGTACTGATATCAGAACCGAAGGCGGAAACATAATAGCCACCAGGCCTGTTTATGCAGGTAAAGCGCTAATTGAAGTGAAAGTTACTTCACCTGTAAAAATATTTACATTAAGGCCTAATGTTTTTAAACCTCTTAAAGCTGAAGGAATAACAGCAGAATCAGAGAAAGTGGACGTTTCAATAGCTGATACCGATATAAATGTGCAGGTAAAAGATGTTGTGGTAAGCAATGAGAAGCTTGATGTAACTGAAGCAAATGTAGTTGTATCAGGCGGCAGGGGCTTAAAAGGACCAGAAAACTTTTACCTTGTCGAAGATCTTGCAAAAGTTTTAGGCGGTGCAGCCGGTGCTTCACGAGCAATTGTAGATGCAGGATGGAGGCCGCACTCAGACCAGGTGGGCCAGACAGGTAAAACTGTCTCTCCAAGCTTATATATTGCTGTTGGAATTAGCGGTGCAATTCAGCATCTTGCAGGAATGTCATCATCAAAATGCATTGTGGCAATAAATAAAGATAAAGATGCGCCAATTTTTCAGATAGCGGACTACGGTATTGTTGCTGATGCGCTTGAAATTATGCCTGCTTTAACTGAGGAGTTCAGAAAAGTACTTTCGAATTAG
- a CDS encoding bifunctional nuclease family protein has translation MDNDKIQVDILGLSPTPAPGGGGYALILKEIGGERRLPIIIGSFEAQHIALELEGIKPPRPLTHDLIKNIIEQLGFSISYVYINELRDGTFFAKIKMDVGSVDEIDSRPSDAIALALKFAVPIYVNEEVMNEVAFLPDKEGDEENPADDLFKPAETAETQEKITDPYTRKLNKLQTDLKTAIDSEDYEKAASLRDEIKKLVLSR, from the coding sequence ATGGATAACGATAAAATTCAGGTTGATATATTAGGACTATCACCCACGCCGGCTCCGGGTGGCGGAGGGTATGCCCTTATCTTGAAAGAAATTGGCGGCGAAAGAAGGCTTCCGATAATTATCGGCAGCTTTGAAGCACAGCATATTGCATTAGAGCTTGAGGGAATTAAGCCTCCAAGACCTTTAACCCATGACCTGATAAAAAATATTATTGAACAGCTCGGATTTTCGATATCATATGTTTATATCAATGAGCTTAGGGATGGTACATTTTTTGCCAAGATCAAAATGGATGTTGGAAGTGTTGATGAAATTGATTCAAGGCCTTCTGATGCTATAGCTTTGGCTCTTAAATTTGCTGTACCAATCTATGTAAATGAAGAAGTAATGAATGAAGTTGCATTTTTGCCTGATAAAGAAGGTGATGAAGAGAACCCTGCTGATGACCTTTTTAAACCGGCGGAAACTGCTGAAACACAGGAAAAGATAACGGATCCATATACCAGAAAATTAAACAAGCTACAAACTGACCTTAAAACAGCAATAGACAGCGAAGATTATGAAAAAGCAGCTTCACTTCGGGATGAGATCAAAAAACTTGTATTAAGCAGGTAA
- a CDS encoding type III pantothenate kinase: MNLLIDIGNSFTHFAVFNGIKIIKQKHCPTGSLKELLTTLKYYSNDVKISGIGISSVVPKVEKTLSKTIRNIFKINPLTVNYKSKLPIKLKVKYPFTVGADRICNAVFGYLSQNKKTNVLVIDLGTANTYDLILKNGDFIGGIIAPGIMTSSKALKVQTAALPFIGYNKLKPNTPLIGKFTEEAIRSGLINYMKFATEGIVNAVRKQYSGKLTVILTGGSSFLLKNNVNFKYIYRENTVLEGLNFILNYQKNNSFY, translated from the coding sequence ATGAACCTACTTATTGATATTGGCAACAGCTTTACTCATTTCGCCGTTTTTAACGGAATTAAAATTATCAAACAAAAACACTGTCCTACCGGCAGCCTTAAAGAGCTTTTAACAACCCTTAAGTATTATTCTAATGATGTGAAAATATCCGGAATCGGGATATCATCTGTTGTTCCAAAAGTCGAAAAGACGTTAAGTAAAACTATTAGGAATATTTTTAAAATAAATCCACTAACCGTTAATTATAAAAGTAAGTTACCGATTAAACTTAAAGTTAAATATCCTTTTACCGTTGGGGCAGACAGAATCTGCAATGCAGTGTTCGGGTACCTCTCTCAAAATAAAAAAACAAATGTATTGGTTATAGACCTTGGGACTGCAAACACTTATGACCTAATTTTGAAAAATGGTGATTTTATAGGTGGAATTATAGCTCCGGGTATTATGACAAGCTCAAAAGCCCTTAAAGTCCAAACCGCTGCTCTTCCGTTTATAGGCTACAATAAATTAAAGCCTAATACTCCGTTGATAGGCAAATTTACCGAAGAAGCAATTAGATCAGGCCTTATAAATTACATGAAATTCGCTACCGAAGGAATTGTAAACGCTGTGAGAAAACAGTATTCCGGTAAATTAACAGTGATATTAACAGGCGGCTCATCTTTTCTGCTGAAAAATAATGTTAATTTTAAATATATTTACAGGGAAAATACTGTTCTCGAAGGATTAAATTTCATACTTAATTATCAAAAAAATAATTCTTTTTACTGA
- a CDS encoding YjbQ family protein, with protein MKIITENHFFETRGDCDIVNLSDQLFSAYERTKLKNGNVTVFVTGSTASISTIEYEPGLKKDMPELLEKFIPSGKKYHHNSTWGDNNGHAHLRSTLFGCSQTIPFLNGELLLGTWQQVILMDFDEKPRKRKVIFQFIGE; from the coding sequence ATGAAAATTATAACTGAAAATCATTTTTTTGAAACCAGGGGAGATTGTGATATTGTCAATCTTTCTGATCAATTATTCAGCGCTTATGAACGAACAAAGCTGAAAAACGGAAACGTTACAGTATTTGTAACAGGCTCAACTGCTTCTATAAGCACAATTGAGTATGAACCCGGCCTTAAAAAAGATATGCCGGAATTACTGGAAAAATTTATTCCCAGCGGAAAAAAATATCACCATAACAGCACATGGGGAGATAATAACGGACATGCGCATCTGCGCTCAACATTGTTCGGATGTTCACAAACAATCCCTTTTTTAAACGGAGAGCTTTTACTGGGTACATGGCAGCAGGTAATTTTAATGGATTTTGATGAAAAACCAAGGAAAAGAAAAGTAATTTTCCAGTTTATTGGCGAATAA
- a CDS encoding glycosyltransferase family 39 protein, translated as MDKKTEKFLLFILFGFCLALRLTFISQKNLWFDEVFSWHLSMDSFYEIIVRTSNDIHPPLYYFTLKIWNFLFGDSVVSMRLLSSIFTSAAVFFIYPLSKRIMEPWKAFIVLLLYSVSPLNIYYSQEVRMAAMNLFLNAGSVYFLMKLTDIKHSHHRIYKDKYSLLYVGFTAAALYTHYFSFFILAAEVIYIAVINFKDRKQVISYLYLWLGVLAVYILWLPDLISHMRRGQSWRVPQTFTQVLGEYVNYVRDLNLGLYYYYTDLDLVNYITYFAAFVIITALVGVIIHRNKPRNNTVLLLLLILFVPLILAGIISFRQKIEFYRYLSILVPFITIFLVYGVSKWNFKPLVFILLLIYLSVNIYGITIHFSFKFKNDDYRRLIEQIQTDHKAGDRIYVEPHYNGWVIDYYKKQDNLQIPNAAFVRYGWNEVLDSIKIQIPPRFWVIMDYSSVDTTKYAKYIRSLSEKYSKDFNMTYYLAPQKVELYRFSQRSK; from the coding sequence ATGGATAAAAAAACTGAAAAATTCCTGCTTTTTATTCTCTTCGGTTTTTGCCTGGCACTTAGGCTTACCTTTATATCACAGAAAAATCTCTGGTTTGATGAAGTTTTTTCATGGCATTTAAGCATGGATTCATTCTATGAAATCATCGTTCGAACCTCAAATGACATTCACCCTCCGCTGTATTACTTCACTTTAAAAATATGGAACTTTCTTTTTGGCGATTCAGTAGTTTCGATGAGACTTTTATCATCAATTTTTACCTCTGCTGCAGTTTTTTTCATTTATCCGTTAAGCAAGCGAATTATGGAGCCCTGGAAGGCATTCATTGTATTGCTTTTATATTCTGTTTCACCCTTGAATATTTATTATTCACAGGAAGTCCGGATGGCAGCAATGAACCTGTTTCTCAACGCAGGCTCAGTATACTTTTTGATGAAGCTTACTGATATTAAACACAGCCATCACAGGATATATAAGGATAAATATTCGCTTCTTTACGTTGGTTTTACAGCCGCGGCACTTTACACACATTATTTTTCTTTCTTTATACTTGCGGCAGAAGTTATTTATATTGCAGTAATTAACTTTAAAGACCGAAAGCAGGTAATATCATATTTGTATTTATGGCTTGGTGTACTTGCAGTATATATTTTATGGCTGCCAGACCTGATCTCACATATGAGAAGAGGGCAATCATGGCGGGTACCCCAGACATTTACGCAGGTACTTGGAGAGTATGTGAATTATGTCCGCGATCTTAACTTAGGCTTATATTATTATTATACTGATCTGGATCTGGTAAATTACATTACATATTTTGCTGCATTTGTAATTATAACAGCCCTGGTTGGAGTTATTATACACCGCAATAAACCAAGGAATAACACGGTACTGTTATTACTTTTGATATTATTTGTGCCGTTAATTTTAGCGGGGATAATTTCATTCAGGCAAAAAATTGAGTTTTACCGGTATTTAAGCATACTTGTTCCGTTTATTACTATTTTCCTGGTTTACGGGGTTTCGAAATGGAATTTTAAGCCTTTGGTATTTATTTTGTTGTTAATATACTTATCGGTGAATATTTACGGCATTACAATCCATTTTTCTTTTAAATTCAAAAATGATGATTACAGAAGGTTGATAGAACAGATCCAAACAGACCATAAGGCAGGGGACAGGATCTACGTTGAGCCGCATTACAATGGATGGGTCATAGATTATTACAAAAAACAGGATAATCTGCAAATCCCCAATGCTGCCTTCGTCAGATATGGGTGGAATGAAGTTTTGGATTCAATAAAAATTCAAATACCCCCAAGATTCTGGGTTATTATGGATTACAGCTCAGTTGATACAACAAAATATGCTAAATATATAAGATCACTAAGTGAAAAATACTCAAAAGATTTTAATATGACATACTACCTAGCACCTCAAAAAGTTGAGCTTTACCGTTTTTCTCAAAGATCCAAATAA